One part of the Candidatus Mancarchaeum acidiphilum genome encodes these proteins:
- a CDS encoding DEAD/DEAH box helicase: MNPFEEPETRVQTTAPLVEALRSEVRNWRNSGYYGTSKTTRRLLQFWFDDEHKIIDEKFRYYFAQKEAIETLIYIYEVKKFRKMSDLILNYDSTKKIAYNPNEYLFPKYCFKMATGSGKTYVMALAIVWSYFNNIMEDNEEMPRNFLIIAPNIAVYERLKEDFSDSKIFNSGVMIPDEFQHLWEFESVTEDYIPTRSTKGRLYLTNVQRIYERDNAPVNPIQEIVGKKPSDTIRYYDQIMGEINALTSLGIINDEAHHVWDKDIIWNQFILTCNDLLKKKGKELSFQLDFTATPKRQDSGSIFEWVITDFPLADAIRCGIVKSPIIGEVENPHETPSDRADVIYRDYIEAGCRRWSYYNGVMDKVKKHPIIFFMATKTSEAEDINNYLQTKNEFKGKTLIIHTNLKGEISDKEWQKLKQETREIDTSHKYRAIVSVLMLREGWDVKNVCVIVGLRPFTSKAEILPEQALGRGLRLMFGPESGYEETVDVFGTKAFVDYIDEEMRKQGVDIKRYKERNLPTVTNIFPDTLRKSEFNFRIPVLSPKYKRENRSFNEIDISTLPQGKFDLDLETYTNIKSAVGRDALTEKERWRDRWEQPIPENYPSVISYLANIILRACKIPSRNSELVGKLDSYVTNSIFTAALTQDVKDDYRFLQAISEPKIVDFLTELFVKVINKLTILSTEVRLQSESREVKDIRPSLTRKKTYTPKKCILNLVPVANDFEYDFCKFLDNDASDVKKYIKNDNNLNFYLEYVNDKKGLSYYLPDFVVVCDSENYIIETKGEESVEVKNKDKRAREWCEDSTKLTGSKWTYLKVPETVFKNNREVKTVKKLEEIVRSYESVEKI, from the coding sequence ATGAACCCATTCGAAGAGCCAGAAACAAGGGTACAGACAACCGCTCCTCTTGTGGAAGCTTTACGAAGCGAGGTTAGAAACTGGAGGAACTCTGGCTATTATGGCACTTCTAAAACTACCAGGCGATTGTTGCAATTCTGGTTCGACGATGAGCACAAGATAATTGATGAGAAATTCAGGTATTATTTTGCCCAGAAAGAGGCAATAGAAACCCTTATTTACATATATGAAGTGAAAAAGTTCAGGAAAATGAGCGACCTGATCCTGAATTATGACAGCACCAAGAAAATAGCATACAATCCAAACGAATATTTGTTTCCCAAATACTGCTTTAAAATGGCTACAGGTTCCGGGAAAACCTATGTTATGGCACTGGCGATTGTCTGGTCATATTTCAACAACATAATGGAAGATAATGAAGAAATGCCGAGGAATTTTCTTATAATCGCGCCTAACATAGCAGTTTATGAGAGGCTGAAAGAGGATTTTTCGGATTCTAAGATATTCAATTCTGGAGTAATGATTCCAGACGAATTTCAACATCTTTGGGAATTCGAATCTGTAACTGAAGATTACATTCCCACCAGAAGCACAAAAGGCAGACTTTACCTGACCAATGTTCAAAGAATCTATGAAAGAGACAATGCGCCTGTTAATCCCATACAAGAGATCGTAGGCAAGAAACCATCGGACACCATAAGATATTATGACCAAATCATGGGGGAGATCAATGCCCTAACCAGCCTGGGCATAATTAATGACGAGGCACACCACGTATGGGACAAGGATATTATCTGGAACCAATTTATCTTGACTTGCAACGATCTGCTTAAGAAGAAAGGGAAAGAATTGTCATTTCAGCTAGACTTCACAGCAACCCCAAAAAGGCAGGATTCTGGAAGTATTTTTGAATGGGTGATTACCGATTTTCCTCTGGCAGATGCCATAAGATGTGGAATCGTGAAGTCACCGATTATAGGTGAGGTCGAAAATCCTCATGAAACCCCATCGGACAGAGCTGATGTCATTTATAGGGATTATATTGAAGCGGGATGCAGAAGATGGTCTTATTACAACGGTGTCATGGATAAGGTCAAGAAGCATCCGATAATATTTTTCATGGCAACTAAGACTTCCGAAGCAGAAGACATCAATAACTATCTGCAAACCAAGAACGAATTTAAGGGGAAAACACTGATTATTCACACCAATCTCAAAGGCGAAATTAGCGACAAAGAATGGCAAAAGCTTAAGCAGGAGACAAGGGAGATAGATACATCGCACAAGTACAGGGCTATCGTGAGTGTCCTGATGCTGAGAGAAGGATGGGATGTCAAGAATGTTTGTGTCATAGTCGGTCTAAGGCCATTTACTTCTAAAGCAGAAATTCTGCCGGAACAAGCGCTTGGACGTGGGCTTAGATTGATGTTCGGCCCGGAATCAGGATACGAAGAGACGGTTGACGTTTTCGGTACAAAGGCCTTTGTTGACTATATAGACGAGGAGATGAGAAAGCAGGGAGTCGACATAAAAAGATACAAAGAGAGAAATTTACCTACAGTTACAAACATATTCCCGGATACTCTAAGGAAATCTGAATTTAACTTTCGGATTCCAGTCCTATCTCCAAAATATAAAAGAGAGAACAGATCATTCAACGAAATTGACATTTCCACGCTTCCACAGGGAAAGTTTGACCTGGATTTAGAAACGTATACTAATATTAAGTCTGCGGTAGGAAGAGATGCGTTAACAGAGAAAGAGAGATGGCGTGATAGATGGGAACAGCCAATACCGGAAAACTATCCATCGGTCATCTCTTATTTGGCAAATATTATTCTAAGGGCTTGCAAAATCCCATCTCGAAATAGTGAGCTTGTAGGAAAGCTAGACTCGTATGTTACTAACAGCATCTTTACAGCGGCTTTGACACAAGATGTGAAAGATGATTATAGGTTCCTTCAAGCTATAAGTGAACCAAAAATCGTTGATTTCCTTACAGAGCTCTTCGTGAAGGTGATAAATAAGTTGACAATCCTTTCCACCGAAGTGCGACTTCAGTCAGAATCAAGAGAGGTAAAGGACATCAGACCCTCCTTGACCAGGAAGAAAACCTACACGCCGAAGAAATGCATTCTTAATCTTGTACCGGTAGCGAATGATTTTGAGTATGACTTTTGTAAGTTTCTTGATAATGATGCTTCAGATGTCAAAAAATACATAAAGAATGATAACAACCTGAATTTCTACCTGGAGTATGTGAACGACAAAAAAGGTTTATCTTATTACCTGCCAGATTTTGTTGTTGTTTGCGATTCAGAAAACTACATCATAGAAACCAAAGGAGAAGAGTCTGTGGAAGTGAAAAACAAGGATAAGAGGGCAAGAGAGTGGTGTGAGGATTCGACTAAACTGACTGGCAGTAAATGGACGTACCTCAAGGTTCCAGAGACTGTATTCAAGAACAATCGTGAAGTCAAGACCGTCAAAAAATTAGAAGAGATCGTCAGATCGTACGAGAGCGTTGAGAAAATTTAA
- a CDS encoding type II toxin-antitoxin system RelE family toxin has product MRKFKKSASNDSNFREKWLVFMSYTVESTEAFEKEFSRNHKDKKEWLQHMAERLEQEPQSGKPLRGKLHGLWQLRIGPFRVWYEINEEQKKVTLRAILHKDEAKKYY; this is encoded by the coding sequence TTGAGAAAATTTAAGAAGAGTGCTTCGAATGACAGTAATTTTAGGGAGAAATGGTTGGTTTTCATGAGCTACACCGTAGAATCAACGGAAGCATTCGAGAAGGAATTCTCTAGGAACCATAAGGATAAGAAAGAATGGCTGCAACACATGGCAGAGAGACTGGAACAGGAACCTCAGTCTGGTAAGCCATTGAGAGGCAAGCTTCACGGTCTATGGCAACTCAGAATTGGCCCTTTTAGGGTCTGGTATGAAATAAACGAAGAGCAAAAGAAAGTGACGCTCAGAGCAATCCTTCACAAAGACGAAGCCAAGAAGTATTATTAG
- a CDS encoding ATP-dependent nuclease produces the protein MVNVDRMHIENFRSVKNLDVKLDKINALIGPNNAGKSNVMKALSIVLGESWPSSKIVDDNDYFDRDRRKPIKIQVMFDQHFVDSRYGMKVYGFGFECQNDDVNFLALDSSGDPLKYSKGTPVRVSQEMKDEVSLVFVDIDRQSTQQIRATQWTLYGKILKFLGSKIPENNKAQFLKAVISAFNSEIFNISPGSDLRYLEEQLKNSVKDHTGFDLTLELSILDPVEAIKNVRPYFKEGTNPSKYDPEEMGAGTQSALSVSIARAYSEIVKKSVILAIEEPELHFHPQACRNFYNRLRLLSESGLQVIYSTHSPYFVDVSKFESLHVVRKKNSTTTIESGLTLLSTGSQQNRIITKFNEGVNQALFADSAVLVEGPDDEIACKAMFEKQGFDLYKNNVSVVSCGGLPNIPTIARVLNALKIDTIALVDEDPGNSNTASIIEKLKGILGDDMVYLQSPNLEGIFGMSSKFNQASALTFFQNYQNGVPQVYSDLTTRLSP, from the coding sequence GTGGTAAATGTTGATAGAATGCATATAGAAAACTTCAGATCAGTGAAGAATTTAGATGTAAAACTTGACAAAATTAATGCCTTAATAGGACCGAACAACGCTGGAAAATCAAATGTAATGAAAGCATTGTCTATAGTTCTAGGGGAGTCTTGGCCTTCCAGTAAAATCGTTGATGATAACGATTATTTTGATAGAGATCGAAGAAAGCCAATAAAAATACAAGTCATGTTCGATCAGCACTTTGTGGATAGCAGATATGGCATGAAAGTGTATGGGTTTGGGTTTGAATGCCAAAATGATGATGTAAACTTTCTCGCCTTGGATTCTTCTGGGGATCCTTTAAAATACTCTAAGGGTACTCCTGTGAGAGTTTCTCAAGAAATGAAAGATGAGGTTTCACTCGTTTTTGTAGACATAGATAGACAATCCACGCAACAAATTAGGGCGACTCAATGGACACTGTATGGCAAGATTCTCAAATTCCTAGGGAGTAAAATACCTGAAAATAATAAAGCGCAGTTTTTGAAGGCTGTGATAAGTGCATTTAACTCTGAAATATTTAATATTTCCCCAGGTTCTGACCTCAGATACCTTGAAGAACAACTTAAAAATTCTGTAAAGGATCACACAGGGTTTGATTTGACGCTGGAGCTCTCTATACTCGACCCTGTCGAGGCAATAAAGAACGTTAGACCATATTTTAAAGAGGGAACAAATCCTAGTAAATATGATCCAGAAGAAATGGGTGCCGGGACACAAAGTGCATTATCAGTTTCGATAGCTAGAGCATATAGCGAGATCGTTAAGAAAAGTGTTATATTGGCAATAGAAGAGCCTGAACTACACTTTCATCCCCAGGCATGTAGGAACTTTTACAACCGTTTGAGACTGCTTTCTGAAAGCGGGCTTCAGGTTATATATAGTACGCATTCACCGTATTTTGTTGACGTTTCTAAGTTCGAAAGCCTACATGTGGTAAGAAAGAAAAACTCTACGACAACGATCGAATCGGGATTGACATTGTTGTCTACAGGTAGTCAGCAGAATCGTATCATCACCAAATTTAATGAGGGTGTAAATCAAGCACTTTTTGCAGATAGCGCTGTTTTGGTTGAAGGTCCTGATGATGAGATTGCATGCAAAGCGATGTTTGAAAAACAAGGTTTTGATCTCTACAAGAATAACGTTTCGGTAGTGTCTTGCGGAGGACTACCAAATATACCTACAATTGCGAGGGTTCTAAATGCGCTGAAGATAGACACGATTGCACTTGTCGATGAGGACCCAGGCAATTCCAATACGGCCTCAATCATAGAGAAACTCAAAGGTATACTCGGAGATGATATGGTATACCTCCAGTCTCCTAATCTGGAAGGAATATTTGGAATGTCAAGTAAATTCAATCAGGCTTCCGCGTTAACCTTTTTCCAAAATTACCAAAATGGTGTGCCCCAAGTGTATTCTGATTTGACCACAAGATTATCCCCCTAA
- a CDS encoding ATP-binding protein produces the protein MSQQKFVDRIEEMKILERAMSAKGPSLFILYGRRRVGKTELISKFLGTRGVYFLATAEGDRENINSFKAIMSKFLGDESILMANFDDWHSLFTVLTSSSSFQAKARESKIIIVIDEFPYLIEANRAIPSVFQKVYDTVLREKNVMLILSGSSISMMENEVLSYRSPLYGRRTGQLQLRPLKFRYLSEFVNYGFEDLCNTYFVFGGIPDYLLKLDPDTGFWENVSKSIISKGAPLYEEADFLLRTEFREPRNYMLILRSISYGNHTLGEICAYSGLDKSMVSKYLDVLMSLGLVIPEKPFGASEKFKRRLNWISDPYLKFWFRYVLPHKSEIENSRNEEILKIIVDDFPTFAGEQFENLMKELILEGILGRSFDTVSRWWGRNESNKKGRDVEEIDIVAYSETRGELLFAECKWTNSPVPISIVEALRTKSETLRKQYPGKKYSYAVFSKSGFKWTLQEPISDVILMDLSDIEREIYKKT, from the coding sequence ATGTCTCAACAAAAGTTTGTTGACAGGATCGAAGAAATGAAAATCCTGGAAAGGGCCATGTCTGCGAAAGGGCCCTCACTATTCATCCTTTATGGCAGGAGAAGGGTTGGGAAGACCGAATTGATCAGCAAGTTCCTAGGCACCAGGGGTGTTTATTTTCTTGCAACTGCAGAGGGAGACAGGGAGAACATAAACAGCTTCAAAGCCATTATGTCAAAGTTCCTGGGTGATGAAAGCATCCTTATGGCTAATTTCGACGACTGGCACTCTCTTTTCACTGTTCTGACTTCGAGCAGTTCATTTCAAGCGAAAGCACGTGAATCAAAGATCATAATTGTCATAGATGAATTCCCATATCTCATAGAGGCTAACAGGGCAATACCGTCGGTATTCCAGAAGGTATATGACACCGTACTGAGGGAGAAGAACGTAATGCTGATTCTTTCAGGCTCTTCTATCAGCATGATGGAAAATGAGGTGCTTTCTTACAGGAGCCCTCTTTACGGCAGAAGAACAGGCCAATTGCAGTTACGACCACTGAAGTTCAGATACTTGTCAGAATTCGTGAATTATGGGTTCGAAGATTTATGTAATACATACTTTGTATTTGGCGGCATACCAGATTACCTCCTGAAACTTGATCCTGATACGGGATTCTGGGAAAACGTTTCAAAAAGCATCATTTCAAAAGGAGCGCCCCTCTACGAGGAGGCAGATTTTCTTCTCAGAACTGAATTTAGGGAACCTAGGAATTACATGCTGATTCTCAGATCCATTTCATACGGAAATCATACATTGGGGGAGATATGCGCCTATTCCGGTCTGGACAAGAGCATGGTATCAAAATATCTGGACGTGCTCATGTCACTGGGCTTAGTTATTCCGGAGAAACCTTTTGGAGCTTCTGAGAAATTTAAGAGAAGATTAAACTGGATATCCGACCCGTATCTGAAGTTCTGGTTCAGGTATGTACTGCCACACAAGAGCGAGATTGAGAATTCTCGCAATGAAGAGATTCTTAAGATCATAGTGGATGATTTCCCCACTTTTGCGGGTGAGCAGTTTGAGAACCTCATGAAGGAGCTCATATTGGAAGGGATACTGGGCAGATCATTTGATACGGTTTCCAGATGGTGGGGCAGGAATGAGTCCAACAAAAAGGGCAGGGACGTTGAGGAGATAGATATCGTTGCATATTCCGAAACACGAGGAGAATTGCTTTTCGCTGAATGCAAGTGGACAAACAGCCCAGTTCCCATAAGTATAGTTGAAGCCTTAAGGACAAAGTCGGAAACACTGAGAAAGCAGTACCCCGGAAAGAAATATAGCTATGCTGTGTTTTCTAAGAGCGGATTCAAATGGACACTGCAAGAGCCAATTAGTGATGTGATTCTTATGGATCTTTCAGACATAGAACGCGAGATTTACAAGAAAACATAG
- a CDS encoding DoxX family membrane protein yields the protein MNQTMNAMANGNWFVRNMAGYKVIMRVLFGVVWLADAWLKWQPAFFSGFESMIQSSMIQQPSWMMPWFQFWINVTSYDPYLFALLIALLETLLALAILFGLLRKIVYFLGAIFSFFMWSVPEGFGGFYIYGATDIGTSIIYVLVFLLLILINGAFGTSKYSLDYYIEKKYRNWSKLAEINSGEK from the coding sequence TTGAATCAAACAATGAATGCTATGGCAAATGGAAACTGGTTTGTAAGGAATATGGCCGGATATAAAGTGATTATGCGCGTTCTGTTTGGGGTGGTATGGCTCGCCGATGCATGGCTCAAATGGCAACCCGCATTCTTCAGTGGGTTCGAATCCATGATTCAGAGCTCAATGATTCAGCAGCCGTCCTGGATGATGCCGTGGTTTCAGTTTTGGATCAATGTAACGTCCTATGATCCGTACCTGTTTGCATTGCTTATTGCTTTACTTGAGACTCTGCTTGCGTTAGCAATACTATTTGGTTTATTGAGGAAAATAGTCTATTTCCTTGGGGCAATCTTCAGCTTCTTTATGTGGTCCGTACCAGAGGGTTTCGGCGGTTTTTACATATACGGTGCGACCGATATAGGCACAAGCATAATTTATGTGCTTGTATTTCTTCTGCTCATACTGATAAACGGCGCCTTTGGAACAAGCAAATATAGTCTTGATTACTACATAGAAAAAAAATACAGGAATTGGTCCAAGCTGGCGGAGATTAATTCTGGCGAAAAATAA
- a CDS encoding heavy metal translocating P-type ATPase gives MPTDPVCGMFVPEDTDLKSVVDGQTYYFCSKTCQQKYSSPETEARKLKRRLIVGWSLSIPVIVITYGFSHSIFYLNYLLLILTLPVQFYSGYGFYEGSYHALKSRSANMDLLVSLGTLTAFVFSAYVTIARPSSIPPSEVYFDASSFIVTLILTGNFIENLTKVKANRAASKLIGMIPNVVHYIASLGDITDKKTDEIRPGDKILVKPGEVISVDGIIYEGKSEVDESMLTGEQEPVLKSAGQVVASGTKNLNGVIRINVTRTGKDSTVSQIYELIQRASSGRVKVQRIADVFSSVFVPIVISSALVASLFWYFYLSSVGYPLALEIGILAFVSVVVVACPCAIGLAGPITLLISSNVSSENGIIVKNVSALDRLSKSTRAVFDKTGTLTEPDPVVTGISVSPADSEENVIALAASVESASNHPIARAIVALAENKKIPLFEATEIKEIPGVGITGRVNDKEIRVSRAKKEGGSTVSVNVDNEERGFISLSYVIRKEAVSAIKGLRSMGIRSSMITGDSMEEARRVGNQLGIDDIHAEVLPADKSEIIKKYQAAGDHVIFTGDGINDTVALETADVGIAMGSGTDIARESGDIILLKNDLNDVVYAKIIGKKTIGKVKQNIGWAFGYNTALIPVAGGLLVPLFGLSIYSFLPILSALAMGMSSTSVVLNSLLLRRNVSKLIQKYEKGVVVT, from the coding sequence ATGCCAACTGATCCAGTGTGTGGAATGTTTGTACCGGAGGATACTGACCTGAAGTCGGTAGTCGACGGGCAAACATACTATTTTTGTTCAAAAACCTGCCAGCAGAAGTACTCATCTCCTGAGACCGAAGCCAGGAAGCTCAAGCGCAGACTGATTGTTGGGTGGTCACTTTCTATACCAGTTATAGTTATCACATATGGTTTTTCACATTCCATTTTTTACCTGAATTATCTTCTCCTCATCCTGACGTTGCCTGTCCAATTCTATTCCGGCTACGGATTCTATGAGGGTTCATATCATGCATTAAAGAGCAGATCGGCAAACATGGATTTGCTAGTTTCCTTGGGAACTCTTACTGCATTCGTGTTCTCCGCCTATGTAACAATCGCTCGACCAAGCTCAATTCCACCTTCCGAGGTGTATTTTGATGCATCGTCTTTCATCGTGACTCTTATTTTAACAGGTAATTTCATTGAAAACCTCACAAAGGTGAAGGCAAACAGAGCAGCCAGCAAGCTAATTGGAATGATACCTAACGTTGTCCACTACATCGCCAGCCTTGGTGATATCACTGACAAGAAGACCGATGAGATAAGACCGGGCGATAAAATATTAGTAAAGCCTGGCGAGGTGATCTCGGTCGACGGAATAATATATGAAGGCAAGAGCGAGGTGGACGAATCCATGCTCACTGGAGAGCAGGAGCCTGTTCTGAAGTCCGCCGGTCAGGTTGTGGCATCAGGCACTAAGAACCTTAACGGTGTTATTCGAATAAACGTAACCAGGACTGGAAAAGACAGCACGGTGAGTCAGATATACGAACTCATACAGAGAGCGAGTTCCGGCCGGGTCAAAGTTCAGAGAATTGCCGATGTTTTCTCCTCGGTATTCGTTCCCATCGTTATTTCATCCGCTCTTGTGGCTTCGCTTTTCTGGTACTTCTATCTTTCAAGCGTAGGATATCCGCTGGCGCTTGAAATAGGCATCCTTGCTTTTGTTTCTGTCGTGGTTGTCGCCTGCCCCTGTGCCATTGGCCTTGCTGGACCAATTACTCTACTCATCTCGTCCAACGTATCTTCTGAGAACGGCATAATAGTGAAGAATGTAAGTGCGCTGGATAGATTGTCAAAATCAACACGGGCCGTTTTTGACAAGACCGGAACACTTACCGAGCCGGATCCTGTGGTTACAGGAATTTCTGTCTCTCCTGCCGACTCTGAGGAAAACGTCATTGCACTAGCAGCTTCTGTTGAATCAGCCTCAAACCATCCAATCGCAAGAGCCATAGTTGCGTTGGCCGAGAACAAGAAGATTCCTCTATTCGAAGCGACGGAAATTAAGGAGATTCCCGGCGTAGGGATTACAGGCAGGGTAAATGATAAGGAAATCAGGGTCTCAAGAGCAAAGAAGGAAGGGGGATCGACCGTATCAGTGAATGTTGATAACGAGGAAAGGGGGTTCATTTCACTTTCCTACGTCATCAGGAAGGAAGCCGTTTCTGCCATAAAAGGCCTCAGATCCATGGGAATTAGGTCTTCAATGATAACCGGGGACTCCATGGAAGAAGCAAGAAGAGTGGGAAATCAGCTTGGAATCGATGATATTCACGCCGAGGTGCTTCCTGCAGACAAATCAGAAATAATAAAGAAATATCAGGCAGCAGGGGATCATGTAATTTTCACTGGAGATGGAATCAACGATACTGTGGCTCTGGAAACAGCCGATGTCGGAATTGCCATGGGTTCGGGCACCGATATCGCAAGGGAGAGTGGAGACATTATACTCCTCAAAAACGATCTCAATGATGTGGTATATGCCAAGATCATAGGCAAAAAAACCATAGGGAAGGTCAAGCAGAACATTGGATGGGCGTTTGGTTACAACACTGCATTAATCCCTGTAGCCGGAGGGTTACTTGTCCCACTGTTTGGCCTGTCGATCTATTCATTTCTGCCCATACTTTCAGCACTTGCCATGGGGATGAGTTCCACATCCGTGGTTCTTAATTCACTTCTGTTGAGACGCAACGTATCAAAGCTTATCCAGAAATATGAAAAAGGAGTGGTGGTAACTTGA
- a CDS encoding YHS domain-containing protein: MNGNNICIASQFITMATDVICGMKVKENTDLKSEFQGKTFYFCSSHCKEEFDKNPLKYSR, translated from the coding sequence ATGAATGGTAATAATATATGTATCGCATCACAATTCATAACTATGGCAACAGATGTGATATGCGGAATGAAAGTGAAAGAGAACACTGACCTGAAGAGTGAGTTTCAGGGAAAAACGTTCTACTTCTGCAGCAGCCACTGCAAGGAAGAATTCGACAAGAATCCCCTGAAATATAGCAGGTAA
- a CDS encoding TRASH domain-containing protein, protein MRRNISELEQRLILLLKRNSRMSIVDIARELGTSRLTAKKALDSIVSSGRIKKFTISLADEEIDMVLVYTDNLENIPENIILERFCLIDGSYMIILYYEDLIKIKKANIKRVEIATSREVNENMTRAEGIHCDYCRKEIKDNPISLEIRGKTYYVCCPNCERDLKKRGEVILEENSGHQ, encoded by the coding sequence ATGAGAAGAAACATTTCTGAATTGGAACAGAGACTCATATTATTACTCAAGAGAAATTCCAGGATGAGTATAGTTGACATAGCAAGGGAACTGGGTACAAGCAGGCTTACAGCCAAGAAGGCTCTGGACTCCATAGTATCAAGCGGAAGGATCAAAAAATTCACAATCTCTCTTGCCGATGAAGAAATAGATATGGTTCTTGTATACACCGACAATTTAGAGAATATACCAGAAAATATTATCCTGGAACGCTTCTGTTTGATAGATGGATCCTATATGATAATCCTGTACTATGAGGACCTTATAAAGATAAAGAAGGCAAACATAAAAAGAGTTGAAATAGCAACCTCCAGGGAGGTGAATGAAAACATGACCAGGGCGGAAGGCATCCACTGCGATTACTGCAGAAAGGAGATCAAGGACAATCCGATCTCATTAGAAATAAGGGGAAAGACATATTATGTGTGCTGTCCGAACTGTGAGAGAGACCTTAAGAAAAGAGGAGAGGTAATTCTCGAGGAAAATTCCGGACATCAGTAG
- a CDS encoding SHOCT domain-containing protein, with amino-acid sequence MKNAGNDMGKQHMHSHGGEENLPADDTKSALGILNERYARGEIAKEEYLSMKNEILSR; translated from the coding sequence ATGAAGAATGCAGGAAATGATATGGGAAAGCAACACATGCACAGCCACGGTGGTGAGGAAAACCTCCCAGCAGACGATACTAAATCTGCACTGGGCATACTGAATGAGAGGTATGCAAGAGGAGAAATCGCAAAGGAAGAGTATTTAAGCATGAAGAATGAAATTTTGTCAAGGTGA
- a CDS encoding DUF302 domain-containing protein, producing the protein MATEYRVKSKHSFDEVCDKIREIVPPNGFSILSEIRTSDILRSKGFEYPNLRTFDICNAGYANRALSLDTRVETIIPCHLIVKEAENHTEVSVQLPREMFDSLHTEESEEMESFMSEVEAKLKGIVDSFADE; encoded by the coding sequence ATGGCAACTGAATACAGAGTCAAATCAAAGCATTCCTTCGATGAGGTGTGTGACAAGATAAGAGAGATCGTACCACCAAATGGTTTCTCAATACTATCTGAGATCAGGACAAGCGACATCTTGAGGTCAAAGGGATTTGAATATCCTAATCTCAGAACGTTTGATATTTGCAATGCCGGTTACGCCAACAGGGCACTTTCTCTTGACACACGGGTTGAAACAATTATTCCATGCCATTTGATAGTAAAGGAAGCAGAGAATCATACGGAAGTATCTGTTCAGCTGCCCAGAGAAATGTTTGACTCCCTCCACACGGAGGAATCTGAGGAAATGGAGAGTTTCATGAGCGAAGTTGAAGCAAAACTTAAGGGTATTGTGGATTCATTCGCTGATGAGTGA
- a CDS encoding class I SAM-dependent methyltransferase produces the protein MNDNDWISTVLSSPFMKIMADSLNRSSNEMDPRATPLYKAVIGHVGPERTVIDIGAGVGRFAIPLAQDGIKVTAVEPSDEMRRHLKEAIASSGLSSGINVVPSSWPVDKALTAEVVFASFVIQFSKNPMEFIHAMERSARNQCILSVHVDQPLEFLRNIWQVFRPTEPVPVMLTFSDLYPMLLNMGIIANVAIIEEKRMSRPVMEPAKIITLLSDLLSIRDKPADMQRLKEILEGMRSRIQEPPSMRTAIVSWQPRR, from the coding sequence GTGAATGATAACGATTGGATAAGCACAGTTTTATCTTCGCCCTTCATGAAAATAATGGCGGACAGTCTCAACAGGTCTAGCAATGAGATGGATCCAAGGGCAACACCGCTATACAAGGCAGTGATCGGACATGTCGGCCCTGAACGCACAGTTATCGACATAGGCGCAGGCGTCGGTAGATTTGCCATCCCTCTTGCACAGGATGGAATAAAGGTAACCGCAGTTGAACCCAGTGATGAGATGCGCAGACATCTGAAGGAGGCTATAGCAAGCAGTGGTCTATCGTCCGGAATAAATGTAGTCCCGTCTTCGTGGCCTGTAGATAAGGCCCTGACCGCGGAGGTAGTCTTCGCATCATTTGTCATTCAGTTCTCCAAAAATCCTATGGAATTTATCCATGCCATGGAAAGGTCTGCAAGGAATCAATGTATACTGTCTGTTCATGTGGACCAGCCACTTGAGTTTTTAAGAAATATCTGGCAAGTTTTCCGTCCTACAGAACCCGTGCCTGTGATGCTCACTTTTTCTGATCTTTATCCAATGCTCCTGAACATGGGCATCATAGCCAATGTTGCGATTATAGAGGAAAAGCGTATGTCCAGGCCAGTGATGGAACCTGCCAAGATCATTACACTGCTTTCCGACCTCCTGAGTATCAGGGATAAGCCTGCAGACATGCAACGACTGAAGGAAATCCTGGAGGGCATGAGAAGCCGGATTCAAGAGCCACCTTCCATGAGAACTGCCATTGTCTCATGGCAGCCCAGGAGATGA